From the Mycobacterium sp. DL592 genome, the window CAGTCTTCGAGCGTCGTGTCGTCGGCCGCGCCCTCGAACCCGCTGTAGGCAGCGGTGTAGGTGCCCTTGTGGAACACCGCCTCGATCTCGGTGGTGTCGAGCTCCGGGTGGAATTCGGCGCCCGTGGTTCCCGCGACGCAGTGCGGCGGCCACGAGTCGACGTAGTCGGGTTCGTCGGCGAAATGACCGCCGGGGTCGACGTGGAAGTCCTTGGTCGCCACCACGTAGGCGTAGCCGTGGTCACCGGCCAGCAGGGCGTTGATCGCCCGCACCACAGCCGAACTGCCGGCCACCGCCAGTGACCCTCCCTCACAAAAGTCGTTCTGTACGTCGACGACGATGAGCGCCCGCATGCTGCCACCGTATCGGCGAATCGGCTGCGGTCACAGCAGTACAGTGAGACCGCCAAACCGCCAGACGAGGATGCCCAAGTAGCGAGATGACACTGTTCGACTTCTTCCAGGCCGAGGAACTGCCCGTCCCGGCGATCAGCACCGCACAGGCCCGCGACGTCGCCAAGGCGCATTTCGGTGTTGACGCCGAGGTCACCGCGCTGGGCAGCCAGCAGGACGCCAACTTCTTGCTCACCGGCGCCGGCGGCGAGCAGATCGGCGTACTCAAGATCGCCAATCCCGCCTTCTCCCGCATCGAACTGGAGGCGCAGGACGCGGCCGCGGCCTACATCAGCGCCACCGAACCCGGCGTGCGGACCGCCACCAACATCGAGCTCGCCGGCCACCCGCCGATCGCCGAGCTGCGCTCCGAGGACGGGTCGGCACTCTTCGGCCGCATCATCGCCCACCTGTCCGGCGGCACCCTGAGCGGCGACGGCTACGTCAGCCCGGAGCAAGCCGCCGCGTTGGGCACACTGGCCGGGCGCACGTGCCGTGCCCTGGCGGGCTTCGAGCATCCCGGCGTCGACCGCATCCTGCAGTGGGATCTGCGCCACGCCCAGCGCACCGTCGAGTTCCTGGCCGGACACGTCGCAGACGGCCACCGCCGCGAGACCATCGAGGCCGCCGCCGCGGCGGCCTGGCAGGTGGTCGCCGATCTCGCCGAGGACCTCCCGATCCAGGTGATCCACGGCGACATCACCGACGACAACGTCGTGTGCACCGCGCTCGGGGGCGGCCGGATGCCCGACGGCATCATCGACCTCGGCGACCTGACCCGGTCATGGACGGTGGCCGAACTGGCGATCGCGGTGTCCTCGCTGCTGCGCCACGAGGGCGGTGAACCCGTCGCGACACTGCCCGCCGTCGCCGCGTTCCACGCCGTGCGCCCCCTGTCGGCGGCCGAGATCGAGGCGCTGTGGCCGCTGGTCGTGCTGCGCGCTGCCGTGCTGGTGGTCAGCGGCATCCACCAGGCGAGCATCGACACCGACAACGAGTACGCCACCGGCGCACTGGACTTCGAGTGGCGGATCTTCGAACGCGCCATCGAGGTGCCGGTCGAGGTGATGACCGCGCTCATCCGTGATCGTCTCGGCGCGGCCCACCCGGCTGATCCGGTGATCCCGGATACGGCGTTGGTGGGTGGTCTCGACACCGACTCGGTGGTCCGGCTGGACCTGTCCGTCGAATCGGATGCCGTGGACTCCGGCGCCTGGCTGGATCCGGCGTGTGAGACCACTGCCGCGGCCGAGGCGCTGGCCGACGGCGCCCTTGCGGTAGTCACCACATTCGGCCAGCCTCGGGTGAGCCGGTCGGTTCCGTTGAGTGCGGAGTCGCCGGCGACCGTGGCCACCGGAGTGGACCTGTGGCCGGGCACGCCGCTGACGCTGACCGCGCCGTGGTCGGGCGTGGTCGAGGCCGCGACCGCCGACACCGTCGTCGTGACCGGGACGGCCGGCTCCGTCGAGGTACGTGGCGCAGTGCGCGTCGACGACGGGCTGCGGGCGGGCCAGAGCGTTGCCGCCGGAGCGCCGCTGGGCGTCGCCGAGGGGCAGATCTGGATCCAGGGCCGCCGTCAGCCCGATGCGGCGGTACCCGACTTCGTCCGCCCGGAGTACGCGGCGGGCTGGCTGAGCCTGGTCTTCGACCCATCTCCCCTGTTCGGGCTGTCGCCCTCAGCGGCGTCAGCAGGCGACAGCGAGGCGCTGTGGCGCCGGCGGGCGGATTCGTTCGCCACCGTCCAGGAGCACTACTACCTCAACCCACCCCGGATCGAGCGGGGCTGGCGCGAGCACATGCTGGCCACCGACGGCCGCAGCTATCTGGACATGGTCAACAACGTGGCGATCCTGGGCCACGGCCATCCGGTGCTCGCTGACGCGGTCGCACGCCAGTGGCGCCGGCTCAACACCAACTCGCGGTTCAACTACGGCGCCGTGGTCGAGCTCTCCGAGCGGCTGGCCGCGACCCTTCCCGACCCGCTGGACACCGTGTTCCTGGTGAACTCCGGTTCCGAAGCCGGTGACTTGGCGCTGCGCCTGGCGATGGCCACCACCGGCCGCCACGACATCGTCGCGGTCGCCGAGGCCTACCACGGCTGGACGTATGCCACCGATGCGGTGTCGACCTCAGTGGCCGACAATCCGAACGCGCTGGAGACCCGCCCGTCGTGGGTGCATACCGTGCCCTCACCCAACGCCTACCGCGGCGATCACCGCGGCAGGGAGGCCTCCAAGTACGCCCCCGAGGCCGTCAGAATCATTGAAGACCTTGTCGCTCAAGGATATCCACCGGCTGCGTTCATCTGTGAGCCGTTCTACGGCAATGCCGGCGGGATGGAGCTGCCCGACGGATACCTGCGGGCGGTCTACGGCGCGGTCCGCGCCGCGGGTGGTCTGGCGATCGCCGACGAGGTGCAGGTCGGTTACGGCCGCACCGGCCGCTGGTTCTGGGCCTTCCAGCAGCAGGAGGTCGTGCCCGACATCGTCACCGTGGCCAAGGCCATGGGCAACGGCCAACCGCTGGGCGCAGTGATCACCACCCGGGAGATCGCCGAGAGGTACCGCACCCAGGGCTACTTCTTCTCTTCCGCGGGCGGCAGCCCGGTGTCGTGCGTGGTCGGCCTGACGGTGCTCGACATGATCGAGAAGGAAGGCCTGCAGGAGAACGCCCTGACCATCGGCG encodes:
- a CDS encoding nicotinamidase: MRALIVVDVQNDFCEGGSLAVAGSSAVVRAINALLAGDHGYAYVVATKDFHVDPGGHFADEPDYVDSWPPHCVAGTTGAEFHPELDTTEIEAVFHKGTYTAAYSGFEGAADDTTLEDWLRHRGVDEVDIVGIATDYCVRDTADDAADAGFKTRVLVDLTAGVAPATTDAALEVMRDHGVELVRTA
- a CDS encoding aminotransferase, producing MTLFDFFQAEELPVPAISTAQARDVAKAHFGVDAEVTALGSQQDANFLLTGAGGEQIGVLKIANPAFSRIELEAQDAAAAYISATEPGVRTATNIELAGHPPIAELRSEDGSALFGRIIAHLSGGTLSGDGYVSPEQAAALGTLAGRTCRALAGFEHPGVDRILQWDLRHAQRTVEFLAGHVADGHRRETIEAAAAAAWQVVADLAEDLPIQVIHGDITDDNVVCTALGGGRMPDGIIDLGDLTRSWTVAELAIAVSSLLRHEGGEPVATLPAVAAFHAVRPLSAAEIEALWPLVVLRAAVLVVSGIHQASIDTDNEYATGALDFEWRIFERAIEVPVEVMTALIRDRLGAAHPADPVIPDTALVGGLDTDSVVRLDLSVESDAVDSGAWLDPACETTAAAEALADGALAVVTTFGQPRVSRSVPLSAESPATVATGVDLWPGTPLTLTAPWSGVVEAATADTVVVTGTAGSVEVRGAVRVDDGLRAGQSVAAGAPLGVAEGQIWIQGRRQPDAAVPDFVRPEYAAGWLSLVFDPSPLFGLSPSAASAGDSEALWRRRADSFATVQEHYYLNPPRIERGWREHMLATDGRSYLDMVNNVAILGHGHPVLADAVARQWRRLNTNSRFNYGAVVELSERLAATLPDPLDTVFLVNSGSEAGDLALRLAMATTGRHDIVAVAEAYHGWTYATDAVSTSVADNPNALETRPSWVHTVPSPNAYRGDHRGREASKYAPEAVRIIEDLVAQGYPPAAFICEPFYGNAGGMELPDGYLRAVYGAVRAAGGLAIADEVQVGYGRTGRWFWAFQQQEVVPDIVTVAKAMGNGQPLGAVITTREIAERYRTQGYFFSSAGGSPVSCVVGLTVLDMIEKEGLQENALTIGDHLKSRIDALATRHELIGTVHGSGLYMGIELVRDRATLEPAAEETSAICERMRELGVIVQPTGDRQNVLKVKPPMCITRESADFFVDMLDRVLTTGW